The genomic window tataaataatttagtgactacaactcaagtggacaactttgaatgaatatataagtaaatggtgaaattatagataatgttacctataagcatgttatatacattaaggatgtggaatggagaggaggaggaggaaaatatatgattactcaactagcatgagttttcattaaaaatgaccaatttacatgttttaggttcagggactaaattgaacaaatgtgaaactttatgggtaaatttgtaaaaatgtcaaaaagtgaccaaattgcatgaaatgaattgttttattatttaaattagtaaattgaatgaaatattaatttagatcaagattgggtggaaattcgagaaaaaaaatagaaattttccaaaatgtccctgaattttgttattcctgcaatttagcctggtaagttcgtatgaactatattttgcataattttaatagaagtgaatgctatttggtaatgaatattatatatgtgtgtgtttattattggaattgatttattattggtaataggtataattattagatgttttgaaatgattatcggaagctcgattgggttggaagttTGTTGGAGacatatcacattatccattggttccattggaaattttgaatgatttgattctggttataatgacttgtataacttaaattggttaatgttagatcataaatgttttgattttgattggttataaatatgaatgcttgatgaaataaaatgtctgaaaattaatttgtaaactccggtaatgctctataaccctattttggggaaggatacggattaggggtgttacacattgcTACTAAGACTTTAAATTTTAGAGATTGCTTTTCATACTATTTCTTCAGAGTCCGGCAAAAATTCCATTCTTTCAAATTTcgtcatatattttatttctttcattcagGGTCTGCCACAGAGACGTTCTTTTCGGATGGTTGCCTTAAGGGACATTCTTTCAAAAAATCGAAGGCTCCCATTTTAgatacgccacaaaggctttaATTTCAAATACGCCACAAACACTTCCAATTTAGATACGCTACAAAGGCTTCCAATTCAAATATGCCAAAAAGGCTTCCATTTTAAATACACCACAAAGGCTTTCGTTTTTTAGTGTGTTCACGATAGGAATTCGCCTAGGCTCACGTCTCTTGAGGTTTGCTCATCATCGTCCTAGGTCACGCAAAAAACCCCTTTAGGTGATAACCTTCCTTTAAATCATCCTATATTATGTCATAACCCAccaattatggtcttacacgatatggtgTCATGGACTCTTCCTTCCAAAGATCCTGCTTAAAGTCCCAACTGACCCCTTTAGACGACTCTGTGGAGACAGACATAGACTCACTAGCAAACCTTTCATGCATTAgcactaaacttagcatacatcTCATTTTACATATTCCGAACATGCTCATACAGTCATATCTTTGACTCCATATTTCTTATCAGATACTTTATACTTGTCAGATTCATACCTACTATATATGCAAATCTTATCCAACATTCATAGATCAACATACTCAATGTACCATTCTTTTCTAATCTCAGTTCAAGTTTTGTACGGGTGTTGATAAAGGTATTTAGACTAAACTAATATACACACACAAGAGTTAGCTCAGGAACTCACTTTATTCTCTCCTACAGTAGTTTCAAACTCCAGATCCAGACTTCTCTTGTAAAATCAGTAGCAGCTACTATTATAAAACATGGAAACTCATCAGGATCTATTCAAATGCCCTCCTTTCACCATCATTTCTAACACCAAAAATCCCCAAACAGAGCCTTATATCATCCATCTTACGAATTTACCAAGTTAATAGATTTACTCTTTCACAACATAATATGGAGGGTCAAAAATCTTACCTTGACATGGAGCATTTATAGGTAAAGATCCTGACCTACAAAGGTATTTAGACTAAACCAATATACAAACAATAGTCAGTTTAGGAACTTACCTGATTCTCTCCTATAGTATTTCCAAACTCCAGATCTAGACTTCCCTTGTAAGATTAGCAGTAACTACTACTATAGAATATGGAAACTCATCAGGATCTATTCAAATACCCCATTTTACCataatttctaccataaaaaatccCCAAACAAAGCTTTATATCATCCACCTTACGGATTTACCAAGTTAACAGatttaatatttcacaacataATATGGAGGGTCAAAAATCTTACCTTGACATGGAGCATTTATAAGTAAAGATCCAAACCTACAACTTAGCTTAAGTAAATGAAGGAAATACCCCATGTGCCTTTAAATCTAGACAAAAATACTTcttgaagaaggaagaagaaaaactccATTTTTCCAATCCTGATTATCTAAATATACAACCTTTGTACCTATGGACACTTGACACGCGTCATAATCCCATTCAATTTGTCATATAGGTGGTTTACAACTGTAAGGAAACATGTACGAAAATATAACATTTCACATATATAGAGTAGTTTCATTGTTCGTTCCTAACCACCCTATTAGAATGCAACCAGCACCGTAACCAACCAAACTTGACGTACCATACTCTCCAGCGATGACTCAATTACCTAAAATTTCATAATACATTGCCAAGATCCTTTCTTTAACAATCGTTCTTTCTAGGACAATTTCTCGCAATAACCCAATGCCTATTACACATCCACCTTTACACGTTAAGAGCATCAGTTGTGTGGATAGCACTATGCTACTCAAGTACCACTCGATTTACCCGCCAATTTTAGAACCTGCCAAAATCGGGAGTTGCAGACTTGGTGGTCTTCCATGGAAGTCGCAACTTCACACCTTAAATGTCACGACAACAGGCCACCTCATTGTGTCATCCCCCATTAAGGCAGCGACTTCGACTCTATTTTATTTTGGAAACCTTACAATTTGATCCTCAAGTTGGGAAGTTTGGCTACTATCTTCAAAATTATGATACCAAGCCCTTAAAATTGCGACACCTACTTGGgatattttataaaacttttcTCTTTGGTCCTTAATCGACTCCTAGATGGTATTAAGCTTTTTTAAGCTTGTATTTGACTCAGAAATGATTATTTATTGTGTTTGATGCGTGTAATACCcgtatatgaatttttaatggtGGAATTAGCATATAATTTATTGTAGTTGCTCCGATAATAAATGTAGCACCCTTTAGCTCAGACCTGGTGATCAaattgggtatagggtgttacaaatgtgATTAGCATACTCAAGATTTGCAACCTTATCACTAGAAGATGAAACAAGAACTTTCGATGGAACAACAACTGACCAATAAAGGAATCCTTCCAAGCCATGACTTTTAACAATAAAAAGCACTTGTTGCTTCCCAAGTAAAAAGTTCTTTCATTCAAGAAACCATTCACACGTTTGTTAGAAAATACCTAACTAATCTTGCTCTCAGTAATAGCATGATCAGAACTTGATACCTCTTTACGTCGAATCTCAATATCACTTACCATGATCGAACCACAAGCTTGCATCAAACACCAAAACTGGCAGAAATACAATACAAGAATAATGAACAAACAAACAACAAATAAGAACAAAGTATAAGAGAATCAAACTTCTTTATTGATGAATCACCTAAGCTTCACAATAAGCCAACTTACAAATTTATAGTCTCCTTCACATATCACAACTATATACATAACTAACATGAAACTACtcataactaacttaactaaccaAGTCAGTTAGCAACAGACTTAATAGATCATTGTTGGTTGTTGCTTGACAACCATCACCTTTTCTACACGTGATTCATATGCTTTTAATAGAAAGGGGTCAATTTATAGCGATGTAAAAAATTGAAGTAGTTTTAtacacttttataattttttgtacgattaatattttaacaattcgatcgtcatattttatattcaattCATGTAGATCATGCATGTCAAGTTTTGGTTAAATTAAAAATGTCTAATTAttactttcaaatataaaatatctaattatttgttttatgtaaaaaaaactttcaataattaaatatatattaataaatacaatattttgtATGGGTATGATAAAATTGaatcaattcaaaaatttacatgtataacaaatacaattatatatttatattgataaatctaacaattaaattattaaaatattaatagtaaaaaatttaaaaaaaaatcttagctAAAAATATCTctcttagttttttttaattaataatgttcATTTAATTgggcaatttaccaaaaaaagcctatttttttaaatttaccgaaatgggtccaatattttattatttaccggaatggaccCTTTTCCCCGAAATCGCATCCACGTTAGCGCGATGTCAGGGAACGTTCCAGaaaatcgcggccacgtcagcgcgctttccTGACGTGGAAACAAATCGCGTCCTTTGGAGCGCGATTTGagtccacgtcagcaaagcgcgctgacatGGACGCAATCTGacccgcgcgtgaacagtgcaaCGGTCAATTTTTTTACCGTTGCCCCCCTCCCAACGGTAAAAAAacactataaatacccccacccctttgttttttttcacaaactaatcctttctcaaattttctctcaatttcctctcaatttccttcaaaatttctctcaaatccatatttaatttcaatttgctcACAAGTTcttcttaaatttctcttaaatccctatttttaaataattttaaaaaaatttatttttttaatttttttatacggTAAAATTTTGTACGATttcagcaatggccggagaattgactcgtcttgataatcatcacatatcggtggaacaaatgaaaatggtaagcgttaaatataatttttaaatattatttaagaattttttatttatgcatttttagataattattaatttattatttgttataaaagtctataAATcaggtattggaatgcaatatccggaatatgcatgctcctccatcatcgttggtagagaactacctgcgggaagcgggtttttggcacgtggcgacggtaggccggggatgcaaggtggacccgaaactaattagtgcgttgatcgagaggtggagacccgagacacacacaatccatcttccatgtggagagtgcactgtCACTTTGGAAGACGTCAgcctgcaattgggattgccggtggacgggtacccagtcacggggtctgcccaatctagcgattgaccagcggtgtgctacgagcttctgggcgctattccggagaaaatggacggaggtaagatcgagatgggctggttgcgagacacattcccggatctggatgaagattcaaccgaaatagaaagaatccgatatgctcgggcatatatTCTTCAGTTAGTTGGAGGTTATCtaatgccggacttgtcacggagccgcgtacatttaagatggctgctgaaactcgttgattttagagcagccggtgaattgagttgggggtctgctGTCTTGGCCatattatatcgggagatgtgcggggcgacgcgaccgaggagagcaaaaatcggaggctgcctgtcactactgcagtcatgggcacgatttcactttccatttctacgtcctccaGTGGACCatccatatacattcccactcataacgaggtaaattttatattaaagtttacaattattatgtagatatttaaaaataaaagtatgctaaaagtttatttaattaggtggaaccatccggcaagtcatgctcgattacctacagaacttgaagatatacggcttctattagaccagcAGTCGGAAGCacgtataaatattaaataaaattgatatttccatCATTTGCTAGTCGATTGGtaattagtatttagtatttagtattatgtatataactaatatttctataatattcatatagtttcaatggacaccatacgaggatccggcaattcgggcagtaattccggatgagttCTTACAAAATTCACTagcttggcacgtgaaagtcaTGTTGATCAACTACGCAACCGTGGAGCCGCACCCGTCAGACAGAGTGCTACGACattttggatgtagacaaccgattcccgtggatcctgaggtgtttgacgatcaacACAAAGTCGACCTTCGGTAATTGAATTCGGATTGGCCGAGATACTGGTCCGAGTACATGGAAATATGGGAAGATCGGTAAGAATATATACCTACTCAAGAACCAATCATTGTTCCGGAGTTAACGTGCGTtccggaatacatgccatggtttaggatccatagcaagccgtatttactgacGCCAGAGGAGAGACAGCGGCAAATACGTGTCCAAAGGGAAATGCGtgggcctctaaatccaagacgacgaaggcagcccctcaacgaggcccaaaCATTCACTCGGCTCATCATCAGCAGCCAtgcaatcaccaggcccaacgagagcaccgacacagtcacccAACGCAGCAGTTCAACCAatgatacccacgcaaccgccttttcagatgatgccaggtgcgtttcctagcccttatatgtatcctaacccttacatgtatccttttccgagTCCTATGGCAAGTTGGAGTCAAATGcccggttcagctccatttcctgttatgccGAGTGGACCACCGATGTATAGGCCAGCAGCGCACAAGGGATCGCAAGAGGGGCTgtcggggagctctcctttttaccaatccccaccaacgtatgggtttcaaacaccgtcgccgttcgtgatgcaaacacctccacatacactattctttgaatgcggatcatcgtcccaagttcAACAACCAGATACCGTACcggaagaaccagaatccccACCGGAGGAACAACAACCGTTGCCGGAAGCTagacaaaggaggaatccagcgcgtaaccgtcgacggctgCCATGTGGCACTAAATCCCCCGGGCATAGACATTGATTgtcatatttaaatttatttgtacaaatattttgaatattttgatattattttatgtaataaaatagaaatttttttgagttattttgatattatttgatgtaataacatgagcttaattaatttgtacaaatattttgaatattttgatattatttgagaattctactaaccattaatacaattatcagttaatatttttacattcacataatgttagatttgaaaaatgttttgactgttactaacaattaatacaattatcaataaataattgaaaaaatataatttatttacaattacattcaactattccGATTAGGGCATGATTGgcttgtatggcctggattcctacaccattcgcacaacttctgttgactggctgtttctcggatatccatattgttacgtattctagtcgagcaaggtcgaccctttggtttacgacgcaattctctatccggtaatagcttaaaaggagcaagagatacgggatgaccacttacgttcatctgggaccggtgggaaaacgtgtctccagacgctgtacatgttttctaatttgtacacttcgtccacataactcatcggatccagacggagattctgacaagctgcaataacatgagcgcgtggataacgaagtgcatcaaacatcccacagtcacaagtcctattTCACAAGTGTACACGAaattgcccgccaacaacaccttggtgtggtttgtcaaactctgtcagcgaaaccataaattgtctcgatcgtgacacactgtgtgcatggtgtttgccctcgccttggctttgttaatttcttgaactaccttactgcaccatacatggtctccctgcatctggcctgcataacttgctgctagctttggaaatagcgccgccaaacgaaaatatgtctctcgcacaaccgatgttatcggtagatggcgcattcctttaagaacaaaatttatgcattcagccaggttcgacgtcatatggccatatcgtaggccgccgtcgtatgcttgtgcccattgtttgaaacgtatgttacaaaggtagtctgcCCCTTCTCTGTTAATTGaacgtaaaattgccaacatctcgtgaaaacggtctttatttattttataccctgccaatataatatcatagcgaataatttataccacttctaccaataaaactaattcaaattgacaaacgaaataacacaAATATAAACTAAATACACATGTTGGTCGCTTGTCGTCGTTcactcttagatggatattgcctgtagtagttcgaagcaacgtgtcttaggcaatatctatggtgtgtgcgttgccataagcttccctgtcaatcaaatgcagctagtatatcggcgccccgatctgaaataacacagatatcaggttgggggcacacatgcctccttaacctagagagaaagaaatcccagtcatcagacgactcccctggtgttattgcaaatgcaattggaagaattctcccaccgccattctgtgccactgcaagcaatagccgatgagtatacctaccaaacataaatgtaccgtcaatttgtaccaacggcttgtagtatggaaatgcgtctcggcattacttaaaggtccaaaacaggcgtttgaacacttggcatccacgtagcaatcggccgttgtagtacgcatgtttcatttcaaggtctgtgatggcacctgggacgtatctctctagcacctgacaccactgccatatttcattatatgaggcgtcccacccactatacATCTTCTCTAACGCCTTTTGCTTTGCTATCCAAGCCttacggtaagagggcgtgtaccccatttggctacgaataCTTGCAATTAACACCGACACTGAAGTTCTAGGATCTGCTTTAACCGTGGGCAGTATCAaactagctaacatagctgaatccatcttgagATGATCATGTGAAACACCTATAAaccgagtacattaaataatgcaacattgcataataaaagtattattcagaaatcgtcaatactgtacctgcagcacatgtatgtggacctttgtaacttttaatctcccacaaccttgtcattttccttaacgaggcgtagattttccatgaacatgtgccgtcttggaCCACACACtttgcctcaaacttatcagatttggatttaacgacgtggtagttaacactatttttgatgctatgttgtttcaaaacaccaataaaactatccttgttggtaaattgattaccaacttcaaattcaccggaatctacccccgaacttgtacgatcacgcaaccggtgtggtagatctagaaactctaacgcatcatctgcagacagatcgacattatgcatgtgggttggaggtgagtatgctctgaatcgtggattttcttcttcatctgaactcctttcagcatcttcaggttctgttggaataggctccggttcagaaagtaagccaacttctgcaccatccggcccgggctctcgaggtggatccactcggagtcatcttctaacccacaatcatctgcagcgtacaaggtcccctcaccggttgacgtcgtagggagtacatcgtcccttcttctgggcatttaaTAACGTCCctaattggatgtagattgccacccactagaacttgatgccaTTCCCCAGTAcctatttccagcatcaaacatcgagccaccAACGTACATGTCCAATCCACCAACAGAGTGTCTTgcaggggatgtgcattcgacactgctaccaaacatgggttgttccgtattttgtaacccgctaaccgagtgtcgaccaggggtcgtgtatacatctcaaacaccgatcgcaagtacatcatttggcgatgtaaattgtacatataactcaatataaggtgttccactagcaagatgagtctgcacaattgcctccaagctacgagcaccttttatgtcgaacgagtcatatgtcatcggatcaacagaagaacaaaatcgatacgtgatagacaaaactttcattggcgtcattccgaaaattttatgcctaattcttttacgaagttctgtcaaatctatgttctagttaaaaactagtcgcaccgtattctccgacaaaaaaacaacaccattctcggtgtggcaaacctcaccatcgtagtaaataacagcgctaatacgttcactcatatttgaaactttaaccttcttagcctctctaaattgtttctgctgtgacttatgcattctgagaacattttttatctcatttatagcctcagcccaaacatgctactgtagcaaaagcacgtccacgtgggcgcgatttcacaaattcttctcataaagcatcctGGTAGAagtgattttatactatttgcttagaaacgtcaactcgaaattatttcttccaggaccAACCGTAGCAAAaacgcgtccacgagggcgcgatttcagaaattcttctcaaatatcatcctgcttgaagcgttttttatactatttgctcagaaacgtcaacttgaaataattttttcaggacctactgtagcaaaagcatgtccacgtgggcgcgatttaacaaattcttctcataaagcatcctGGTAGAagtgattttatactatttgctcagaaacgtcaactcgaaattatttcttccaggaccaactgtagcaaaagcgcgtccaggagggcgcgatttcacaaattcttcgcGCCCacgtaatttaattttaattaattaattaattaatttctcttCGAAGCCCTAAAAAtctgaaaaaccctaaaaaatctaACGTGGGAAACAccgcaaaatcgcgtccacgtcagcgtgctttgctgacgtggacacaaatTGCGCTTTCAAGGCCGCGCTTTGTTCCCatgtcagcaaatcgcgctgacgtggaagCGATTTGCTGACAtatcccctgacatcgcgctaacgtggacgcgatttaggggaaagtggcccattccggtaaataataaaatactgggccaatttcgataaatttaaaaaaaaattaccttttttttgatattttggacCATTTAATTACTTCTCCGATGGTCAGGAAAAGAGCattgaacctttttttttttccaaaattaccaATTTAATGGACGACTTcgtaaaattaaaacaattcttttacaagaaaaagaaaaagaaaaatatctcCCTTGCCGGAGATAGTGTACTGCAAAATAAGACACGCTTCTTCACCTTATCCAAACCCTCTGTAAAACCCCTGCAAACAAATCCCTTCTTCAATGGCAACCTAACCCAAAATCTCCATTTCCCGTAATTAAAAGAAATGCTTCAATCTTTTAATTCAACGAATTCTTCAATGGAACTCTCATCATCTCTTACACACTTCTCGAAAAAGCTCTCCGATATCTCATTCTCTTCATCCCTCTCCCCCTTCCCACTTCAACTCTACCCACAACCGTCAAAACCCAAAAACCTCCGTGTCCTCGCTGTTGCTGTCGGCCCATCGCAAGAGCTTCCCAGAAACAGCCCGCAAAGACTCCTAAAAGAGCTTGCCCATCGTAAAAAAGCCACAGCTCCAAGGAAAAAAGTACCCCCAAAAAGGTTCATACTGAAGCCTCCCCTCGATGACAAAAAACTGACAGAAAGATTCCTAAACAGCCCACAATTATCCTTAAAACAGTTCCCTTTGTTAAGTTCTTGCCTGCCTTCTTCAAAGCTTAACACTGCTGACAATACTTGGATAGACGAGTATTTGCTTGAAGCTAAGCAAGCTTTGGGGTATCCTTTGGAGAAATCTGATGAATTGGGAGATGATAATCCGGCGAAACAGTTTGATACTTTGTTGTATTTGGCGTTTCAGCATCCTTCTTGTGATAGGACTAATGCTAGGCACGTTAGGTCGGCTCATTCCAGGCTTTGGTTTTTTGGGCAATATGTACTGGAGTTGGCTTTGGCGGAGTTTTTCTTGCAGAGGTATCCGAGGGAATCGCCGGGGCCGATGAGGGAAAGGGTGTTTGGTTTGATTGGGAAGAGGAATTTGCCTAACTGGATTAAAGCTGCTAGCTTGCAGAATCTAATCTTTCCTTATGATGATATGGATAAATTGATTAGGAAAGACCGGGAACCTCCTGTGAAGTGAGTTTTTCTTCTGTTTATCATTTGACGAATAATTTGCTTAGTAGATTTTGACGTGTATGATTCATAAATTTCTGAATTGTTATATATTTGTTTGAACTTGAGGGTACGTGGGGGCAGgtgttgaattttgattttgggaattGGTGCACCTAGCTTTAGTCTCACATACCATGGCATAGAAATAAAACCATTGAATTCCTCTTGCCTTTAGCTATGATGTTTTGACCGCTTTTACTTGCCCATGGTTGTTGCCTTCTAAGCATCATTACTTGAGTAGAATTTTTGTTTCTTGAATCCATGCTAGGTTAACTTAGGACTTAATCCTGTGCATTTTAGCTGTGTTGctccaactcttttttttttttcaagtaccCGTGTTCGACACTGGTGTCTGGCGTATATCAGGACACGGGTATGGTGATGAGTCTCTCCAAGActctccaaatacatggaaaagcTTAAAAAGAAAGGAACATACCCATGTCAAACTCAAAATTGTATATGGCTCACACTTAAGTCCAAGTAATATAGCCTTTTAAGTTTTTAGGCTGTGCTTTCGGCAAGCCAGGCATCAATATGCACTAGGCACATTCTTCTGTTGTTATGGCAACATGATTTGGAACTGATAGCATGTGACAAAATAAGGCTATCCATACTTGTTAAGAAAATGATATTTTCACGGTTGGACTTAGAATTTAGCCGCTTAGTGGCTGCAGCTGCACTGCTCAAACATATATCGTGAATGttacatggttcaaaccctaacTTGCCCAAACATACTACGTCTTAGTAAATGCTGCATTATGTTTCTTGTGTGGTCTAGACAAAATAAAAACAGAGTCAAATCGGAGGCATATGATAGGATTGCTGTGATATTAAGGTGACTGCAGTAGGATGGAGTTGCCATCATTATTATGCATAATCTTTGTTATCTGCTTGTGATGGAGCTACCAAGTTTACTTGTATTTATTGACACCCTGCTTTACTCTTTAAAATCTTTACTTTGTGAGGTTGAGAAAGGGGTTTTGCACATTAAGCAATTTATTTGCTATTATCTTTTTGTCAGTATGTATGATATATTGAAGAGATAATCTCAGTTTTCTATTTTTAACTACAAATGCATGGCTAGAATAACATCAGGACAGAGAAGATCCAAAAGCTTAGAAGTCATGGAACGCTGCTAATATTGGTTTAAACAATACAATAAAAATGTCAGGTTATGGGTAGGAAAGCTGATGG from Gossypium hirsutum isolate 1008001.06 chromosome D12, Gossypium_hirsutum_v2.1, whole genome shotgun sequence includes these protein-coding regions:
- the LOC107945359 gene encoding ribonuclease III domain-containing protein RNC1, chloroplastic isoform X2, coding for MLQSFNSTNSSMELSSSLTHFSKKLSDISFSSSLSPFPLQLYPQPSKPKNLRVLAVAVGPSQELPRNSPQRLLKELAHRKKATAPRKKVPPKRFILKPPLDDKKLTERFLNSPQLSLKQFPLLSSCLPSSKLNTADNTWIDEYLLEAKQALGYPLEKSDELGDDNPAKQFDTLLYLAFQHPSCDRTNARHVRSAHSRLWFFGQYVLELALAEFFLQRYPRESPGPMRERVFGLIGKRNLPNWIKAASLQNLIFPYDDMDKLIRKDREPPVKSVFWALFGAIYLCFGMPEVYRVLFEVFGMDPEAEDCQPRLRRQLEDVDYVSVEFDGNKLSWQDIATYKPPEDALFAHPRLFRACVPPGMHRFQGNIWDYDSKPQVMQILGYPLAVNDRIPEITEARNIELGLGLQLCFMHPSKYKFEHPRFCFERLEYVGQKIQSLGSGYGGEVADEASRRPWKMATREASPCSYEQVLREVFAGKVSASFYHLLGASSRCI
- the LOC107945359 gene encoding ribonuclease III domain-containing protein RNC1, chloroplastic isoform X1; translation: MLQSFNSTNSSMELSSSLTHFSKKLSDISFSSSLSPFPLQLYPQPSKPKNLRVLAVAVGPSQELPRNSPQRLLKELAHRKKATAPRKKVPPKRFILKPPLDDKKLTERFLNSPQLSLKQFPLLSSCLPSSKLNTADNTWIDEYLLEAKQALGYPLEKSDELGDDNPAKQFDTLLYLAFQHPSCDRTNARHVRSAHSRLWFFGQYVLELALAEFFLQRYPRESPGPMRERVFGLIGKRNLPNWIKAASLQNLIFPYDDMDKLIRKDREPPVKSVFWALFGAIYLCFGMPEVYRVLFEVFGMDPEAEDCQPRLRRQLEDVDYVSVEFDGNKLSWQDIATYKPPEDALFAHPRLFRACVPPGMHRFQGNIWDYDSKPQVMQILGYPLAVNDRIPEITEARNIELGLGLQLCFMHPSKYKFEHPRFCFERLEYVGQKIQDLVMAERLLMKHLDAPGRWLQEKHRRVLMNKFCGRYLREKYLHHFIIYSEQVQDAYENNRRLRNPATTAVQQALHGLSYTVYGKPDVRRLMFEVFDFEQIQPKSV